CCGACCCGTGGGTGAACGGCCTCGTCCTCGTCCCCGTCGACCGCTCCTACCACCCCAACCGCGCCGGTCACGCGTCCGGCTACCTGCCGGCCGTGGCGGCCCTGGCGGGCTCCGCGGCGTAACCGGTTGGCGGTCCGCGCCCGGCATTGACGATGATGCCGGGCGTGAACCCCACGAACGGGCTGCGCCAGGTCGCGGCCACCCGCTACGTCACGCCCCTGCGGGAGGGCGGTTCGTTGCCGGGCCTCGTCGAAGCCGACGACCTCGGCATGTACGTGCTCAAGTTCCGGGGCGCGGGCCAGGGCGTGAAGGCGCTGATCGCCGAGATCGTCGTCGGTGAGCTGGCCCGCCGCCTCGGCTTCCGCGTGCCCGAGCTCGTGCTCGTGGAGCTGGACCCCGAGCTGGGCCGCGCCGAGCCCGACCAGGAGGTCCAGGAGCTGCTCAAGGCCAGCGGCGGCCTGAACCTGGGGCTGGACTACCTGCCCGGCTCGTTCGACTACAACCCGGTGGTGCGCGAGCCGTCCACCGACCTGGCGACCCGGCTGCTGTGGCTGGACGCCCTGACGCTCAACGTCGACCGGAGCTGGCGCAACCCCAACACGCTGCTGTGGCACCGGGAGCTGTGGCTCATCGACCACGGCGCCTCGCTGTACTTCCACCACTCGTGGCGGCCCGAGCGGTTCCCCGCGGCGACCTACCGGTTCGACGCGGCCGACCACCTGATGCTGCCGTTCGCCGGCCCGCCGGCCGACGTGGACGCCGAGCTGACCGCCCGCGTGACCCCGGAACTGGTGCGCGAGGTGCTGGCGCTCGTGCCCGACGAGTGGCTCGCGCAGGACGAGGCGTTCGGCACGCCGGACGCCGTGCGCGGCGCGTACGAGCAGTTCTTCACCTCCCGCCTGGCCGCGCCGCGGACGTGGGTCGACGCACTGGAGGCCGCCCGTGCCGCACGTGTTTGAGTACGCGCTGCTGCGCGCCGTGCCCCGCCAGGAGCGCGGCGAGTTCGTCAACGTCGGCGTCCTCGTCTACTGCAAGGACCTCGACTTCCTCGGTGCGCGCGTGCACGTGGACGAGAAGCGGGTGCTGGCGCTCGACCCGTTCCTGGACGTCGAGGTGCTGCGGGCGAGCCTGGAGCACCTGGGGCTGTCGTGCGACGGCTCGTCGACCGCCGGTCCGGTGGCGCGCACGTCGGCCGGACAGCGGTTCCGGTGGCTCACCGCGCCCCGGTCCACCATCGTGCAGACCTCGCCCGCGCACACCGGCCTCACCGACGACCCGGTGGCCGAGCTGGACCGCCTGCTGGCCGCCCTCGTGCTCCCGCCGGACCACTAGGGCGCGGCCCGGCCACTAGGCTGGCAACCTCTCGCCACGCGTCGCGTCCTTATCTGCGAGCAGTGGCCGACACACGGAGCGGGGTCGTCAGATGAACGGCGGGTATCAGCAGGGCGGGTACCAAGGGGGAGGGCGCCCCGCGCAGCGTCCTCCCCAGCAG
This region of Saccharothrix longispora genomic DNA includes:
- a CDS encoding HipA family kinase is translated as MPGVNPTNGLRQVAATRYVTPLREGGSLPGLVEADDLGMYVLKFRGAGQGVKALIAEIVVGELARRLGFRVPELVLVELDPELGRAEPDQEVQELLKASGGLNLGLDYLPGSFDYNPVVREPSTDLATRLLWLDALTLNVDRSWRNPNTLLWHRELWLIDHGASLYFHHSWRPERFPAATYRFDAADHLMLPFAGPPADVDAELTARVTPELVREVLALVPDEWLAQDEAFGTPDAVRGAYEQFFTSRLAAPRTWVDALEAARAARV
- a CDS encoding DUF3037 domain-containing protein, with the translated sequence MPHVFEYALLRAVPRQERGEFVNVGVLVYCKDLDFLGARVHVDEKRVLALDPFLDVEVLRASLEHLGLSCDGSSTAGPVARTSAGQRFRWLTAPRSTIVQTSPAHTGLTDDPVAELDRLLAALVLPPDH